In Quercus lobata isolate SW786 chromosome 12, ValleyOak3.0 Primary Assembly, whole genome shotgun sequence, a genomic segment contains:
- the LOC115971766 gene encoding uncharacterized protein LOC115971766 produces MALTTSCCFNISPPTPAAASNSSLSPKTPQVITWNSKNEGSWRNRCVLGMACMIIGLETSNLVIGGESRAIAEDMSMSMVLKSSSEKVARWSDKRTCPAWRLNSLETIVPENLPRPSAHRRWETVGYSKKAREVFKLVVKTSGNSCFSM; encoded by the exons ATGGCCCTTACAACTAGTTGCTGCTTCAATATCTCCCCTCCAACCCCAGCAGCTGCTTCAAactcttctctttctccaaaaacaCCTCAAGTAATTACATG GAATTCGAAGAATGAAGGATCATGGAGAAATCGATGTGTCCTAGGCATGGCTTGCATGATAATTGGATTAGAAACGAGCAATTTAGTCATAGGCGGCGAAAGTCGTGCCATTGCTGAAGACATGTCCATGTCCATGGTCTTGAAATCATCAAGTGAGAAGGTTGCAAGATGGAGTGACAAAAGAACATGCCCGGCTTGGCGACTGAATTCATTGGAGACCATTGTACCAGAAAACCTTCCAAGACCATCAGCTCATAGGAGATGGGAGACGGTTGGTTATTCTAAGAAGGCCAGAGAAGTATTTAAACTGGTAGTTAAAACTAGTGGCAACAGCTGCTTCTCTATGTAA